In Desulfosediminicola ganghwensis, a single window of DNA contains:
- a CDS encoding transposase produces the protein MAKYKPYSYAQGMFIPVFFSEQIQKGTFEYTLNYLVDHELDLSIFDARFTNDETGAPAYDPRILLKIILFAYSRGITSSRAISECCEKNILFMALSANTRPHFTTIASFVSSMDKEVVSLFLQVLLICDQQNLIGREMFAIDGCKLPSNASKEWSGTKADLTKKVEKIERALHRMIIRHKSMDLEKIEPEVRDHEEKYKKKLQKSAAKIRDWLKDHDDRRGSGGKPVKSNITDNDSAKMATSKGVIQGYVGVASVDKKHQVIVGAEAYGQGSESNLLVPSLKSIQSNLEQIGDQDVFGKAKVVADSGYHSEKNLEYLYTENIDGYVADTRFRKRDPRFATAERYKDLPAYHFATRAGGKRLFRPEHFTFADDLSHAICPAGKKLYRNGCNAKVKDYQAYKFKGAKRDCLPCQLRRECLRKPEKTEARQLAYFPGKKRNGNERFTEKMKRKIDSTIGRAIYGMRLAVGEPPFGHIRSTMKLDRFSLRGKRKVNAQWNLFCMVHNLKKIHSYGAVVGS, from the coding sequence ATGGCCAAATACAAGCCGTATTCATACGCTCAGGGGATGTTCATACCAGTATTCTTCAGTGAGCAGATACAAAAAGGGACTTTCGAGTACACCCTGAACTATCTGGTCGATCACGAACTCGACCTTTCCATCTTTGATGCCAGGTTCACCAACGACGAAACTGGTGCCCCAGCCTATGACCCACGGATCTTGCTGAAGATTATCCTGTTTGCCTATTCACGAGGTATTACTTCTAGTCGTGCAATTTCCGAGTGCTGTGAAAAAAACATCCTTTTCATGGCCCTTTCAGCCAATACCAGACCCCACTTCACAACAATTGCCAGTTTCGTTTCCAGTATGGACAAAGAGGTTGTCTCTCTCTTTCTTCAAGTACTGCTGATCTGTGACCAGCAGAACCTTATTGGCCGAGAGATGTTTGCTATTGATGGCTGCAAACTCCCAAGCAATGCCTCTAAGGAATGGAGTGGCACCAAAGCCGATTTGACCAAAAAGGTTGAAAAGATAGAGCGAGCTCTGCACAGAATGATCATCCGTCACAAGTCCATGGATCTTGAGAAGATAGAGCCGGAAGTTCGGGATCATGAAGAGAAATATAAGAAGAAACTACAAAAAAGTGCTGCCAAGATAAGGGATTGGCTGAAAGACCATGATGACCGACGTGGCAGTGGCGGCAAACCGGTTAAATCAAACATTACCGATAATGACTCTGCCAAGATGGCCACATCGAAAGGGGTAATACAGGGGTATGTCGGTGTTGCCTCAGTGGACAAGAAGCACCAAGTCATTGTTGGAGCAGAAGCCTATGGGCAGGGCAGTGAGTCCAATCTCCTTGTACCTTCGCTGAAGTCGATACAGTCTAACTTGGAACAGATAGGCGACCAAGATGTATTTGGTAAGGCCAAAGTTGTAGCGGATAGCGGTTATCATTCCGAGAAGAATCTCGAGTACCTCTATACAGAGAATATAGATGGGTATGTTGCGGATACTCGTTTCCGCAAACGAGATCCTCGCTTTGCCACAGCGGAGCGCTATAAAGATCTCCCCGCTTATCACTTTGCGACCAGGGCCGGTGGAAAGCGACTCTTTCGGCCTGAACATTTTACTTTCGCTGATGATTTGAGCCACGCTATTTGTCCGGCCGGCAAGAAACTCTACCGCAATGGCTGCAACGCCAAGGTGAAAGACTATCAGGCCTACAAGTTTAAAGGAGCTAAGCGAGACTGCCTCCCATGTCAATTGCGACGTGAGTGTTTACGAAAGCCAGAGAAAACCGAGGCCCGTCAGCTAGCTTACTTTCCGGGGAAAAAGCGTAACGGTAATGAGCGATTCACAGAGAAGATGAAACGAAAGATTGATTCAACCATTGGTCGAGCAATCTATGGCATGCGACTCGCTGTTGGTGAGCCACCCTTTGGCCATATACGGTCAACCATGAAACTTGATCGATTCAGTCTTCGAGGAAAACGAAAAGTGAATGCGCAGTGGAACCTGTTCTGCATGGTCCATAACCTGAAAAAGATCCACTCGTATGGAGCGGTAGTAGGCAGCTGA
- a CDS encoding DUF2007 domain-containing protein, producing MIKIYNPENEFDLIFIKSILMSENVNFYVHNDFFGSLRLGPPIELFNQKTIYVINEDVEKANELIEIYLENSYNNDGYYDEEEKLKVKLSVIIEFLIFRWFVPRRILKKR from the coding sequence ATGATAAAGATCTACAATCCAGAAAATGAATTCGATTTAATCTTTATCAAAAGTATTTTAATGAGTGAAAATGTAAATTTTTATGTTCATAACGACTTTTTTGGTTCATTGAGGCTAGGGCCACCAATTGAACTATTCAACCAGAAAACTATTTACGTTATAAATGAAGATGTAGAGAAAGCAAATGAACTAATAGAAATTTACTTAGAAAATTCATACAATAATGATGGATACTATGATGAAGAAGAAAAACTAAAAGTGAAGCTCAGTGTCATTATAGAGTTTTTAATTTTTAGGTGGTTTGTCCCAAGAAGAATATTAAAAAAGCGATAA
- the nhaR gene encoding transcriptional activator NhaR → MKNKSQTDFGQIDKCVIIIRKNRTVEVYMEWLNYHHLFYYWTVMREGSITAASEKLRLAQSTISAQLAKLEESLDVKLTQKVGRNLEPTDAGLLVLRYADEIFPLGREMMDSLKGVPVTGPWSLRVGVVDVVPKLVAQKLLAPINNLPEKVRLICHEGKDENLLAELAMHNLDVVLTDTPLRTGLSIKAYNHLLGECGVSFLGTQELVEQLHEKFPYCLNNAPMLFPMAMSTLRGILDQWLDKMEIQPLIVGEFDDSALLKVFGQAGDGIFVAPTVIEKEVVQQYQVKLIGRTRDIKERFYAISVERIIKHPAVAAISEAAQQKLFFDIKRKRTK, encoded by the coding sequence GTGAAAAATAAATCCCAAACCGATTTCGGTCAAATAGATAAATGTGTTATCATAATTCGTAAAAACCGAACTGTTGAGGTCTACATGGAATGGCTAAATTATCATCATCTGTTTTACTACTGGACTGTTATGCGTGAGGGAAGCATAACTGCAGCCAGTGAAAAACTCCGTCTGGCGCAGTCCACAATTAGCGCGCAGTTGGCAAAACTGGAAGAAAGCCTTGATGTCAAATTGACACAAAAAGTGGGGCGGAACCTGGAGCCTACAGATGCAGGACTGCTCGTTTTGAGATATGCAGATGAGATATTTCCACTGGGCCGGGAAATGATGGATTCGTTGAAAGGAGTCCCAGTCACTGGGCCATGGTCCTTAAGAGTTGGGGTCGTTGATGTGGTGCCAAAGCTTGTTGCCCAAAAGTTACTGGCGCCAATAAACAACTTGCCGGAAAAAGTCCGGTTGATCTGCCATGAAGGGAAAGACGAAAATCTTCTGGCCGAGCTGGCAATGCACAACCTTGATGTGGTCCTGACAGACACCCCCTTACGAACGGGGCTGAGCATTAAGGCCTACAATCACCTCTTGGGGGAGTGCGGTGTTTCTTTTTTGGGAACGCAAGAACTGGTAGAGCAACTACATGAGAAATTTCCATATTGCCTCAACAATGCCCCGATGCTGTTTCCCATGGCCATGAGCACCTTGCGGGGGATTCTTGACCAATGGCTAGACAAAATGGAGATCCAGCCTCTCATAGTTGGGGAGTTTGACGACAGTGCCCTCCTGAAGGTTTTTGGTCAAGCAGGTGATGGGATTTTTGTTGCCCCGACAGTTATCGAGAAGGAGGTGGTTCAACAGTACCAAGTTAAGCTCATTGGTCGGACGCGTGATATCAAAGAAAGATTTTATGCGATTTCAGTAGAACGAATTATCAAACATCCAGCAGTTGCAGCTATTTCGGAGGCTGCACAGCAAAAACTATTTTTTGATATCAAGCGAAAAAGAACAAAATGA
- a CDS encoding transposase, which yields MARAKRHYLPGQVWHITHRCHKKDFLLKLKMDRQRWLHWLYEARKRYGLTILDYTVTSNHIHLLVFDDQGRDVIPQSIKLVAGRTGQEYNSRKNRKGAFWEDSYHATAIQTKQHLLRCIVYIDLNMVRAGVVSHPSEWQFGGYNEIQKPRRKCVLIAYEKLAELSGFSSCHAFQKSHKEYVDEALCNVDRRQAWWSESIAVGDESFVEIIKHRLGIRSKGRKVKEAGESYQLREDAGIYIANSDPKNCNIDRYMTLLAGDNYVNTEQ from the coding sequence ATGGCAAGAGCCAAAAGGCACTATCTACCTGGGCAGGTGTGGCACATCACTCATAGATGCCATAAGAAGGACTTTCTGCTCAAACTGAAAATGGATCGGCAGAGATGGCTCCACTGGCTTTACGAAGCCAGAAAGCGGTATGGTTTGACTATTCTAGATTATACAGTTACCTCAAACCATATACACCTGCTCGTATTTGATGATCAAGGGCGAGACGTCATCCCGCAATCGATTAAGTTGGTCGCTGGTAGAACAGGCCAGGAATACAATTCCAGAAAAAATAGGAAAGGAGCATTCTGGGAAGACAGTTATCACGCCACAGCCATCCAGACCAAACAGCATCTGCTACGTTGTATTGTGTATATTGATCTGAATATGGTGCGTGCTGGTGTTGTTTCCCATCCTTCGGAATGGCAATTTGGTGGATATAATGAGATTCAGAAGCCACGCAGAAAATGTGTTCTTATCGCGTATGAGAAGCTTGCTGAGCTTTCAGGGTTTTCGAGCTGTCATGCTTTTCAGAAGTCACATAAAGAATACGTTGATGAAGCTCTTTGCAATGTAGATCGAAGGCAAGCGTGGTGGAGTGAAAGCATAGCAGTTGGTGATGAATCTTTTGTGGAAATCATAAAACATCGATTAGGAATACGATCCAAAGGCCGCAAGGTCAAAGAAGCGGGAGAAAGTTACCAGCTTAGAGAGGATGCTGGAATATATATTGCCAATTCTGACCCGAAAAATTGTAATATAGACCGTTATATGACCTTATTGGCTGGGGACAATTACGTAAATACAGAGCAATAG
- a CDS encoding cation diffusion facilitator family transporter: MAHDHDHKQINYNRTFAVGILLNIVFVVIEAGYGVAAGSLALIADAGHNLSDVFSLLLAWGASWLARKPATEKRTYGFRKATIIASLTNGIVLLFALGGITWEAIGRIFDPKPIEAITVVVVAAIGVVINAITALLFVSGQKTDLNIKGAYLHMVADTGVSLGVVVAGIIVMFTGWQVIDPLVSIFIVSVILVGTLSLLRDSLNLAIDSVPEQIDIAGVMAYLSGLENVSQIHDLHVWAMSTTEVALSVHLVTTDNDLGNNNLSIIQQQLHDRFGIGHSTIQVEKHGDESCMLDQDVCKKG, from the coding sequence ATGGCGCACGATCACGACCATAAGCAAATCAACTATAACCGCACTTTTGCGGTTGGGATATTGTTGAATATAGTCTTCGTTGTCATAGAAGCAGGCTACGGTGTTGCTGCGGGATCATTGGCGCTGATAGCAGATGCTGGGCACAATTTAAGTGATGTATTCAGTTTGTTGCTTGCTTGGGGGGCAAGTTGGCTCGCCAGAAAACCGGCAACGGAAAAAAGGACCTATGGTTTTCGTAAGGCAACAATCATAGCGTCTTTAACTAATGGCATAGTGCTGCTTTTCGCACTTGGAGGAATTACCTGGGAGGCTATTGGCAGAATATTCGATCCAAAACCAATTGAAGCAATAACGGTAGTTGTGGTTGCGGCAATTGGTGTCGTCATTAATGCGATTACTGCTTTGCTTTTTGTTTCCGGTCAGAAAACAGACTTAAACATCAAGGGAGCATATTTGCATATGGTTGCCGATACTGGCGTTTCACTTGGAGTCGTGGTTGCTGGCATCATTGTGATGTTCACAGGTTGGCAAGTAATTGATCCGTTAGTCAGTATTTTTATCGTATCCGTCATCCTCGTTGGAACCTTGTCTTTGCTGCGTGACTCTCTGAACCTTGCCATCGATTCGGTTCCTGAACAGATCGATATAGCAGGAGTAATGGCCTACCTCTCAGGTCTGGAAAATGTATCTCAGATTCATGACTTACACGTTTGGGCCATGAGCACTACAGAAGTAGCCTTATCGGTGCATCTTGTTACAACAGATAATGATTTAGGCAATAATAATTTGTCGATAATTCAGCAGCAATTACATGACCGTTTTGGTATTGGGCATTCGACAATACAGGTTGAAAAGCATGGAGATGAGTCTTGCATGTTAGACCAGGACGTATGTAAAAAAGGCTAG
- a CDS encoding IS91 family transposase: MDIKSLINKYFDLYMIRHGGNAIPEQLRALRDIQQCRTPQSGELYARCPDCQHGEWRPLSCGNRHCPTCLNHQTSSWLDKQQAKLMPVPYFLATFTLPYELRYLAYGHQKTVYSLMFKCVAEVLRSFAANPKHLGAEIGMTMILHTHARDLSFHPHIHVLIPGGGIDKRFGKWRKVKNDYLFNGFALAKTFRGKFLDMLKSTGLSLPQNLPEKWVAHCECVGNGFPALKYLARYLYRGVISEKNIVASHNGNVTFKYRDSRTDELRYSTVKAEDFLNILVKHVLPRGFRRVRDYGFLHANARKIRTLIQLILHVFTPIVPKQRQRPKYSCPKCKAAMLVIRFRFDYGRSG, from the coding sequence ATGGACATTAAATCACTCATCAACAAATACTTCGACCTGTACATGATTCGTCATGGCGGCAATGCCATCCCAGAGCAACTGAGGGCTTTGAGGGACATACAGCAGTGTCGAACCCCTCAATCTGGCGAACTCTATGCACGATGCCCTGATTGCCAGCATGGAGAATGGCGCCCCCTCTCGTGCGGCAACCGCCACTGCCCAACCTGCCTCAATCACCAGACCAGTTCCTGGCTTGATAAACAGCAGGCGAAGCTCATGCCGGTCCCCTACTTCCTGGCCACCTTTACCTTACCATATGAACTGCGATACCTGGCATACGGGCACCAGAAAACTGTCTATTCCCTGATGTTCAAATGCGTCGCTGAAGTCCTTAGATCCTTTGCTGCGAACCCAAAACATCTTGGAGCGGAGATCGGCATGACCATGATCCTGCACACCCACGCGCGAGACCTCTCGTTTCACCCCCACATTCATGTACTCATCCCTGGCGGCGGTATAGATAAACGATTCGGCAAGTGGAGAAAGGTGAAAAATGACTATCTCTTCAATGGATTTGCCCTGGCCAAAACCTTCCGCGGCAAATTCCTCGACATGCTGAAATCAACAGGCCTGTCCCTGCCTCAAAATCTGCCTGAAAAGTGGGTTGCCCATTGTGAATGCGTGGGCAATGGCTTCCCGGCCCTGAAATATCTGGCCAGATATCTCTATCGAGGCGTCATCAGCGAGAAAAATATTGTGGCAAGTCACAACGGAAATGTCACTTTCAAGTACCGTGACAGTAGGACTGATGAGCTAAGATATTCCACAGTAAAAGCAGAGGATTTCCTGAACATCCTGGTCAAGCATGTCCTGCCGAGAGGCTTCAGACGCGTGCGGGATTACGGTTTTCTGCACGCCAATGCCAGAAAAATCAGAACCCTCATTCAGCTTATACTGCATGTCTTTACCCCAATAGTGCCAAAACAGCGGCAAAGGCCAAAGTATTCCTGCCCAAAATGCAAGGCGGCTATGCTGGTGATACGCTTTCGATTCGACTACGGCAGATCAGGATAA
- a CDS encoding substrate-binding domain-containing protein → MARELRFIIIPKVAHPWFDEVHKGARAQAEVLSRELGVEIVVDYMPPSIADVVEQNAMLEKAARSRPSGIAVDPVDAVGHMTAINRIRDQGIPMVLFDSPSPDASMTSIGNDFAQQGIIAAERLVKLLGGAGKVALMQGYPTAPNHKERYEAQMAVLRKHPRITVLDGGTDNDDIETARQQASTVLEAHPDLSGYLCCDASGSIGIATAIKKAGRAGKVKVVSMDGIKLILDAIKEGVIESSSATIPKMQGSMSVLMLWQASLGVQMPQAVDTGIDLITQDDVDIYLAGAV, encoded by the coding sequence ATGGCAAGAGAGCTTCGATTCATCATTATCCCGAAAGTCGCACATCCCTGGTTCGACGAGGTACACAAAGGTGCGCGAGCTCAGGCCGAAGTCCTAAGTCGTGAGCTTGGTGTCGAGATTGTGGTCGACTATATGCCACCATCAATTGCCGACGTAGTCGAGCAGAACGCGATGCTGGAAAAAGCTGCCAGGAGTCGCCCGAGTGGCATTGCTGTAGATCCGGTTGACGCAGTAGGCCATATGACGGCGATCAACCGCATCAGGGATCAGGGCATTCCGATGGTTCTTTTCGACTCACCATCGCCAGACGCCAGCATGACCAGCATTGGCAACGATTTTGCCCAGCAGGGGATCATTGCGGCCGAGCGCCTCGTCAAGCTACTTGGGGGAGCTGGCAAAGTGGCGTTGATGCAGGGATATCCCACGGCACCAAACCACAAAGAACGATACGAAGCCCAGATGGCTGTTTTAAGGAAGCATCCCCGTATAACTGTTTTAGACGGTGGCACTGACAATGACGACATTGAGACCGCTCGCCAACAGGCTTCGACTGTTCTCGAAGCGCATCCCGACCTGAGCGGTTACTTGTGCTGCGATGCTTCCGGTTCGATAGGCATAGCAACCGCCATTAAGAAGGCTGGAAGGGCCGGCAAAGTAAAAGTAGTCAGCATGGATGGAATTAAGCTCATACTCGATGCCATTAAAGAAGGCGTGATCGAGTCCTCCTCAGCAACCATCCCGAAAATGCAGGGTTCGATGTCCGTCCTGATGCTGTGGCAAGCATCGCTGGGCGTTCAGATGCCTCAGGCTGTTGATACAGGCATTGACTTGATTACGCAGGACGACGTGGATATATATCTGGCTGGTGCAGTCTAA
- a CDS encoding integron integrase, with protein MLVVPTEVRVRYAEFLAQRGVAQIYVNKCQKWLRYYLDFCEKYQHETATTRGLDAFLVKLTEKNQNVATRQEAQRAIQLYLDFLVLKRSAGSRPKRPEKIDRVAVVGKKTIKKTNDRSTKPVKIATIPQHITANEHESSWEAQFADLENTIRMRHYSDNTLKSYRKYIRDFQTYTKSLHPDRLSAEHVKEYLTHLAVKKKVSASTQNLAFNSLLFFFRNVLNREFGTIDGVVRAKKRPYIPVVLSRAEIDKIFKAIDEPYLLIVKLLYGCGLRLFECLSLRVHCLNLEGGILTVHDGKGKKDRTVPLPKNLLGDLHGQLDMVYDQYKKDVGNRYDGVFLFDAYERKSKNAARQFIWQWLFPAHKLTKVKETGEVKRFHLHETHVQRAIRRAVEKACLTKRVTAHTFRHSFASHLLQANYDIRTIQELLGHSDVRTTMIYTHTVKSTTKKEAKSPLDF; from the coding sequence ATGCTGGTTGTACCTACAGAGGTCAGAGTCAGGTATGCTGAGTTTCTCGCTCAAAGAGGTGTAGCTCAGATATACGTTAATAAATGTCAGAAATGGCTCCGTTACTACCTGGATTTTTGTGAGAAATATCAGCATGAGACGGCAACCACTCGGGGCCTGGATGCCTTTCTTGTAAAATTGACAGAGAAAAATCAAAATGTCGCGACCAGGCAAGAGGCTCAAAGGGCAATTCAGCTTTACCTGGATTTTTTGGTTCTCAAGAGAAGTGCTGGCAGCCGCCCAAAGAGACCAGAAAAAATCGATAGAGTAGCCGTCGTTGGGAAGAAAACCATCAAGAAGACTAACGATAGAAGTACAAAGCCCGTTAAGATCGCAACCATTCCACAACATATAACTGCCAACGAGCATGAAAGCTCATGGGAAGCTCAATTCGCCGATCTTGAGAATACCATTCGGATGCGGCATTACTCCGACAATACTCTCAAGTCGTACAGAAAATATATCAGGGATTTTCAAACCTATACAAAATCCCTGCATCCTGATCGATTGTCGGCGGAACATGTGAAAGAGTATCTCACCCACCTTGCCGTCAAGAAGAAGGTGTCCGCCTCAACCCAGAACCTGGCCTTCAATTCCCTCCTCTTTTTTTTCAGAAACGTACTGAACAGGGAATTCGGCACCATCGATGGCGTTGTACGCGCCAAGAAAAGACCGTATATCCCGGTGGTGTTATCACGGGCGGAAATCGACAAGATATTCAAGGCTATCGATGAACCGTATCTTCTCATTGTCAAACTGTTGTACGGTTGCGGATTACGCCTGTTTGAGTGTTTATCGTTGCGTGTTCATTGCCTGAACCTTGAAGGAGGTATTCTCACCGTCCATGACGGAAAAGGGAAAAAAGATCGTACCGTCCCCTTACCCAAAAATCTGCTAGGAGACCTGCATGGGCAGTTGGACATGGTTTATGATCAATATAAAAAGGATGTAGGCAATCGATATGATGGAGTTTTTCTTTTTGACGCCTATGAAAGGAAATCAAAGAATGCTGCCCGTCAATTTATCTGGCAATGGCTGTTCCCCGCCCACAAACTCACAAAGGTAAAGGAGACTGGAGAAGTGAAACGATTCCATCTCCATGAAACCCATGTGCAGAGGGCGATCCGGCGGGCGGTGGAAAAGGCCTGTCTCACTAAAAGGGTCACGGCGCACACCTTCAGGCACAGCTTTGCGAGTCATCTTCTTCAAGCAAATTACGATATTCGAACCATTCAGGAGTTACTCGGACATAGCGATGTAAGGACAACCATGATTTACACTCACACAGTGAAAAGTACGACGAAGAAAGAAGCAAAGAGCCCACTTGATTTTTAA
- a CDS encoding transposase encodes MARAKRHYLPGQVWHITHRCHKKDFLLKLKMDRQRWLHWLYEARKRYGLTILDYTVTSNHIHLLVFDDQGRDVIPQSVKLVAGRTGQEYNSRKNRKGAFWEDRYHATAIQTKQHLLRCIVYIDLNMVRAGVVSHPSEWQFGGYNEIQKPRRKCVLIAYEKLAELSGFSSCHAFQKSHKEYVDEALCNVDRRQAWWSESIAVGDESFVEIIKHRLGLRSKGRKVKEAGESYQLREDAGIYIANSDPKNCNIDRYMTLLAWDNCVNTEL; translated from the coding sequence ATGGCAAGAGCCAAAAGGCACTATCTACCTGGGCAGGTGTGGCACATCACTCATAGATGCCATAAGAAGGACTTTCTGCTCAAACTGAAAATGGATCGGCAGAGATGGCTCCACTGGCTTTACGAAGCCCGAAAGCGGTATGGTTTGACTATTCTAGATTATACAGTTACCTCAAACCATATACACCTGCTCGTATTTGATGATCAAGGGCGAGACGTCATCCCGCAATCGGTTAAGTTGGTCGCTGGTAGAACTGGCCAGGAATACAATTCCAGAAAAAATAGGAAAGGAGCATTCTGGGAAGACCGTTATCACGCCACAGCCATCCAGACCAAACAGCATCTACTACGTTGTATTGTGTATATTGATCTGAATATGGTGCGTGCTGGTGTTGTTTCTCATCCTTCGGAATGGCAATTTGGTGGATATAATGAGATTCAGAAGCCACGCAGAAAATGTGTTCTTATCGCGTATGAGAAGCTTGCTGAGCTTTCAGGGTTTTCGAGCTGTCATGCTTTTCAGAAGTCACATAAAGAATACGTTGATGAAGCTCTTTGCAATGTAGATCGAAGGCAAGCGTGGTGGAGTGAAAGCATAGCAGTTGGTGATGAATCTTTTGTGGAAATCATAAAACATCGATTAGGATTACGATCCAAAGGCCGCAAGGTCAAAGAAGCGGGAGAAAGTTACCAGCTTAGAGAGGATGCTGGAATATATATTGCCAATTCTGACCCGAAAAATTGTAATATAGACCGTTATATGACCTTATTGGCCTGGGATAATTGCGTAAATACAGAGTTATAG